A stretch of Caldalkalibacillus salinus DNA encodes these proteins:
- a CDS encoding IucA/IucC family protein produces the protein MVREIALREIEQDVYNKLNRHAPHLPAVYQAYLPQARQRILHQLIQAILREDLFQVSWAEEGGNLKATIVTSSKGVLTIPIKKRYILHHIDIGADIHCEHQDRVVSLTHPVDLVRTLDIEEKRKQNLCRELDSAVVHDALAMTGAKWRRDRLPQSSGRVNGTFAYLLNEKQTHEDFSPLVFAEQWVIKGHTLHPCTKTRIGIDVLDVLQDAPEWGGSPEVIPVAVHHSLVNVTAMTDRSLTDILLSEYPEVKEAFEEQLRPLSQVHGPHDIPYEIIPVHRWQYQHVIQPLLTSDMARGLVVPLKGVPIHTQALLSYRTLAPYASRSRHHIKTAMNVQMTSAKRIVSPTSVFNGPVISSILDQIYQQDDDVARQLSFSLENGGVHYQAEGDGDGDADADFLSKNVAALLRSNPEADLGHDEVAIPAAFLISESPVTDQTVLVECIEHLASERALSFEDAAVQYIGTYARQLIPALLTLMTKYGVSMEAHLQNAIPVMREGMPVRFILRDNGGIRIKASQLRSTIGHVPQINNDTNVLTEQDEDLFTMFSHAILHNHLGEMIVLLARERGVSEVRLWRPVAQSIKETLDHLKAEQASQRVAEVIEKMCLSSHAPLKALLKMRLMDRITDNAYTRVPNPLQVVEKEGDGSCQR, from the coding sequence ATGGTTCGAGAGATAGCGCTGCGTGAGATTGAACAAGACGTTTACAACAAATTAAACCGTCACGCTCCTCATTTACCCGCTGTATATCAGGCTTATTTACCGCAGGCCCGCCAACGTATCCTGCACCAGCTCATACAGGCCATCCTAAGAGAAGACTTATTTCAAGTATCGTGGGCAGAAGAGGGGGGTAATCTAAAAGCGACGATTGTCACAAGTTCAAAAGGGGTACTCACGATCCCGATCAAAAAACGTTACATACTACATCACATTGATATAGGGGCAGATATCCACTGTGAACACCAGGATCGGGTGGTGAGCCTCACTCACCCTGTTGATCTTGTGAGGACACTTGACATAGAGGAGAAGCGTAAGCAGAATCTGTGCCGTGAACTAGACAGTGCTGTGGTTCATGACGCTTTAGCCATGACTGGGGCAAAGTGGCGACGTGATCGGCTACCTCAGTCCTCTGGCAGAGTCAATGGGACGTTTGCCTATCTGCTTAATGAGAAACAAACACACGAAGACTTCAGTCCCTTAGTTTTTGCTGAACAATGGGTGATCAAAGGTCATACACTTCATCCATGTACCAAAACACGGATCGGCATTGATGTGCTTGATGTCCTCCAAGATGCTCCTGAATGGGGAGGAAGCCCGGAGGTCATCCCCGTTGCCGTTCATCATAGCTTGGTGAACGTCACAGCCATGACAGATAGAAGCCTGACCGATATCCTGCTCAGTGAGTACCCTGAGGTTAAGGAAGCGTTCGAGGAACAGCTAAGGCCTTTATCTCAAGTCCATGGTCCTCATGATATTCCTTATGAGATTATCCCAGTTCATCGCTGGCAATATCAGCACGTGATTCAACCTTTACTTACAAGTGATATGGCGCGAGGTCTCGTTGTGCCATTAAAGGGTGTGCCGATACACACACAAGCGTTACTTTCTTATCGGACACTTGCACCATATGCGAGTCGAAGCCGCCATCATATTAAAACCGCGATGAACGTACAGATGACGAGTGCCAAACGTATCGTTTCTCCCACATCAGTCTTTAACGGTCCTGTGATTTCATCCATTTTAGATCAGATTTACCAACAAGATGATGACGTCGCCCGTCAATTGTCATTTTCTCTAGAAAACGGTGGCGTACATTACCAGGCAGAAGGGGACGGAGATGGCGACGCCGACGCCGACTTTCTGAGCAAAAATGTTGCAGCGTTATTACGTTCAAACCCCGAAGCTGATTTGGGTCACGATGAGGTCGCAATCCCCGCTGCTTTTCTCATTAGTGAGTCGCCGGTTACAGATCAAACGGTTCTAGTTGAATGCATTGAGCATCTTGCAAGCGAGCGAGCTTTGTCATTCGAGGACGCCGCTGTTCAATATATTGGGACTTACGCGCGGCAACTGATTCCAGCCTTACTTACCTTGATGACGAAGTACGGGGTGAGTATGGAGGCGCACTTGCAGAATGCGATACCTGTCATGCGAGAGGGGATGCCAGTACGTTTTATTCTACGAGATAACGGCGGGATACGTATCAAAGCGAGTCAGTTACGAAGCACGATTGGCCATGTCCCCCAAATTAACAACGATACAAACGTTTTAACGGAGCAGGATGAGGATCTTTTTACAATGTTCTCCCACGCTATATTACATAATCATTTGGGAGAAATGATTGTCTTGCTGGCTAGGGAGAGAGGGGTATCTGAGGTGAGATTATGGCGTCCTGTGGCCCAATCCATTAAAGAGACCCTCGATCATCTTAAAGCAGAACAGGCGTCCCAGCGTGTAGCAGAGGTCATCGAAAAGATGTGTCTATCTTCTCACGCCCCTCTAAAAGCCTTACTCAAGATGAGATTGAT